From Streptomyces asiaticus, one genomic window encodes:
- a CDS encoding alpha/beta fold hydrolase yields the protein MATFVLVPGAWAGGWIWRSVSDRLRDAGHRVYTPTLTGLGERSHLGGPHIGPGTHVEDVAGVLTYEGLEDVVLVGHSYAAAVLPGVADRCRERLRGLVYVDAAPLPSGMAPAELLPAGLRETFADSVARDGDGWALPVPHWDELTRTFGTVGISDAQRELMTLLQTPHPWSCYTRGVVLEHGNDPGLPQTLVCCAMPPQQREFFRGDHSPLAGDWTFRDLPTGHWPMLSDPGGLAALLSPAAEG from the coding sequence ATGGCAACGTTCGTTCTGGTCCCCGGTGCCTGGGCAGGCGGCTGGATCTGGCGCTCGGTGAGCGACCGGCTGCGCGACGCGGGGCACCGCGTGTACACCCCGACCCTCACCGGCCTCGGTGAACGCTCTCACCTCGGCGGCCCGCACATCGGCCCCGGCACCCATGTCGAGGATGTGGCGGGTGTCCTGACCTATGAGGGTCTGGAGGACGTGGTGCTGGTCGGGCACAGTTACGCCGCGGCCGTCCTGCCCGGCGTCGCCGACCGCTGCCGTGAGCGGCTGCGCGGCCTGGTGTACGTGGATGCCGCACCGCTGCCCTCGGGAATGGCGCCCGCGGAGCTCCTGCCCGCCGGCCTGCGCGAGACCTTCGCCGACTCCGTGGCGCGGGACGGTGACGGCTGGGCCCTGCCGGTACCGCACTGGGACGAGCTCACCCGCACCTTCGGCACCGTCGGCATCAGCGACGCCCAACGCGAGCTGATGACGCTCCTCCAGACCCCGCATCCCTGGTCCTGCTACACCCGCGGTGTGGTGCTGGAGCACGGCAACGACCCGGGCCTGCCGCAGACCCTGGTCTGCTGCGCGATGCCCCCGCAGCAGCGTGAGTTCTTCCGCGGCGATCACAGCCCACTGGCGGGTGACTGGACCTTCCGGGACCTGCCGACCGGGCACTGGCCGATGCTCTCCGACCCCGGCGGGCTGGCCGCCCTGCTGTCCCCGGCGGCGGAGGGCTGA
- a CDS encoding GyrI-like domain-containing protein, producing MSNRGPGHPFTRLYEATPTPALVEVPPLHYLAVDGEGDPQGSERFAAAAATLSMATQAVAVDTSPADGTAFGPCPLEGLWWSTDERLHLESGDPELWQDRTSWRWTLLLRQPEPVDAARLEAVRAQLGTKADTPEAEAAAAGLREHALDEGLCVQLLHEGAIENEPASIRALHRHLDAQGLAPAGRHHEIYLVPASTAPPGELRTILRQPVIRE from the coding sequence ATGAGCAACCGCGGTCCCGGCCACCCGTTCACGAGGCTGTACGAAGCCACGCCGACACCGGCGCTGGTGGAGGTGCCACCGCTGCACTACCTGGCCGTGGACGGGGAGGGCGACCCGCAGGGGTCCGAGAGGTTCGCGGCGGCCGCCGCCACGCTCTCCATGGCGACGCAGGCCGTGGCCGTGGACACTTCCCCCGCCGACGGCACGGCTTTTGGGCCGTGCCCGCTCGAGGGCCTGTGGTGGAGCACCGACGAGCGGCTGCACCTCGAGAGCGGCGACCCCGAACTGTGGCAGGACCGCACCAGCTGGCGCTGGACCCTGCTGCTGCGGCAGCCGGAGCCGGTGGACGCCGCCCGGCTGGAGGCGGTCCGCGCGCAGCTGGGCACCAAGGCCGACACACCCGAGGCCGAGGCCGCCGCGGCCGGATTGCGCGAGCACGCGCTGGACGAGGGCCTGTGCGTCCAGCTGCTGCACGAGGGCGCGATCGAGAACGAGCCCGCCTCCATTCGGGCCCTTCACCGGCATCTCGACGCCCAGGGTCTGGCGCCGGCGGGCCGGCACCACGAGATCTACCTGGTGCCGGCCTCGACGGCGCCCCCCGGCGAACTGCGCACGATCCTGCGCCAGCCCGTCATCCGTGAGTGA
- a CDS encoding NADPH-dependent FMN reductase, producing the protein MIRILGIGGSMRPGSTSQVLLRRALATLAADGCETELLDLRALQLPFCNGDKKEPWPHFPGVRRLREAVRAADGVILAGPEYHGTVGGALKNAMDLLDFEHIEGKALGALVALGGRSNSNALNDLRLIARWLRAWMVPQQVAVPQARRALIDGEPVDVEVAARVDELARAVARAAELLRVRDDEAVTHG; encoded by the coding sequence GTGATCCGGATTCTGGGCATCGGCGGCAGCATGCGCCCCGGCTCGACCAGCCAGGTGCTGCTGCGCCGGGCCCTGGCCACCCTCGCCGCCGACGGATGCGAGACGGAGCTGCTCGACCTGCGCGCGCTGCAACTCCCTTTCTGCAACGGCGACAAGAAGGAGCCGTGGCCGCACTTCCCCGGCGTGCGGCGGCTCCGGGAGGCCGTACGGGCCGCGGACGGGGTGATCCTGGCGGGGCCCGAGTACCACGGCACGGTCGGCGGGGCGCTGAAGAACGCCATGGACCTGCTGGACTTCGAGCACATCGAGGGCAAGGCCCTGGGCGCGCTGGTCGCACTCGGCGGGCGCAGCAACTCCAACGCCCTCAACGATCTGCGTCTGATCGCCCGCTGGCTGCGCGCCTGGATGGTGCCCCAGCAGGTGGCGGTCCCCCAGGCGCGCCGGGCACTGATCGACGGCGAGCCGGTGGACGTGGAGGTGGCCGCGCGGGTGGACGAACTGGCGCGTGCGGTGGCCCGTGCGGCGGAGCTGCTACGCGTTCGCGACGACGAGGCCGTCACTCACGGATGA
- a CDS encoding ferredoxin has product MTVQPPARLPDNAAGRFYVNEECTDCDTCRCIAPDFFVRNDAAGYTYLAVQPLTEDDEDAVYEAMDCCPADAICEEE; this is encoded by the coding sequence GTGACCGTCCAGCCGCCCGCGCGACTGCCCGACAACGCCGCGGGCAGGTTCTACGTCAACGAGGAGTGCACCGACTGCGACACCTGCCGGTGCATCGCCCCGGACTTCTTCGTCCGCAACGACGCCGCCGGATACACCTACCTCGCGGTGCAGCCGCTGACCGAGGACGACGAGGACGCCGTCTACGAAGCCATGGACTGCTGCCCGGCGGACGCCATCTGCGAGGAGGAGTGA
- a CDS encoding carbon-nitrogen hydrolase family protein has translation MKPTTRPRVALLQTLWDLDPEVNLRRVLALLDTVDEAELIVLPEFFLGPPFYFPGRAHLKGVIDQPVPGPVFDRLAEAARRTGAYILCGTVVEREGDRYYNTAVLLDDRGEVVVKARKTHRFAAEMVSVTASDEFAVVDTPFGRVGICVCSDFWIPEVPRMLALRGAEIIAVPGAALRGNIQITRPCLQANSSFNVCYTLLASAVGGVTGERAGRQVSIEVAGHSTVAAPEELLGSLEEEEAVLRAELDMDHLRGLREVDLSFRRSLYFCLHGRRPELYGRLREPYSGHQDLKSLLTEYLTRR, from the coding sequence GTGAAGCCCACGACACGGCCCCGAGTGGCCCTGCTCCAGACCCTCTGGGACCTCGACCCCGAGGTGAACCTGCGCCGGGTCCTCGCCCTGCTGGACACCGTCGACGAGGCCGAACTGATCGTGCTGCCGGAGTTCTTCCTGGGACCGCCGTTCTACTTCCCCGGCCGGGCCCACCTGAAGGGCGTCATCGACCAGCCCGTGCCCGGACCCGTCTTCGACCGGCTCGCGGAGGCCGCCCGCCGCACCGGCGCGTACATCCTGTGCGGCACCGTCGTCGAGCGCGAGGGCGACCGGTACTACAACACGGCCGTCCTCCTGGACGACCGGGGCGAGGTGGTCGTCAAGGCCCGCAAGACCCACCGGTTCGCGGCCGAGATGGTCTCGGTGACCGCGTCCGACGAGTTCGCCGTGGTGGACACGCCCTTCGGGCGGGTCGGGATCTGCGTCTGCTCGGACTTCTGGATCCCCGAGGTGCCGCGCATGCTCGCGCTGCGCGGTGCCGAGATCATCGCCGTTCCCGGCGCGGCCCTGCGCGGCAACATCCAGATCACCCGCCCCTGCCTCCAGGCCAACTCCTCCTTCAACGTCTGTTACACGCTGCTGGCCAGCGCCGTGGGCGGGGTGACCGGGGAGCGGGCCGGACGTCAGGTGTCCATCGAGGTCGCGGGCCACAGCACGGTGGCCGCGCCGGAGGAACTGCTCGGGTCCCTCGAAGAGGAGGAGGCGGTGCTGCGGGCCGAGCTGGACATGGACCATCTGCGCGGCCTTCGCGAGGTCGACCTGTCCTTCCGGCGCAGCCTCTACTTCTGTCTGCACGGGCGGCGCCCCGAGTTGTACGGCCGGCTGCGCGAGCCCTACAGCGGCCATCAGGACCTGAAGTCCCTGCTCACCGAATACCTCACCAGGAGGTGA
- a CDS encoding carbon-nitrogen hydrolase family protein — MIPGTPSRRVRVGLVQLSVATNRRTENLARAEGLVAAAAADGCELVVLPEAFATALNLPKSHEVAEPVPGPVTSWLASQAARHGVWLAAGVLERAGEHVHSSAVLVDAAGRIRDVYRRSVVYDLEAHFLTGEVGARAVDTPFGRVGLVVGYDIQFPEVLRTLFADGAEIILCPSILLRPFAEPVRQMLLARAAENCAYVLFAAATGENTLAGLTYMGRTAVVRSPMAIGAYSRDFRKQTPVLAEADREECVVAADLDLHELRRMRDAAPFLADFRRCGLSEALADATSAPHPSVTDTVPPHPAQAVGESR; from the coding sequence ATGATCCCCGGTACCCCGAGCAGGAGGGTGCGCGTCGGCCTGGTGCAGTTGTCCGTGGCCACCAACCGGCGGACGGAGAACCTGGCGCGTGCCGAGGGGCTGGTCGCCGCGGCGGCCGCCGACGGCTGCGAACTGGTCGTGCTGCCCGAGGCGTTCGCCACCGCGCTGAACCTGCCCAAGAGCCACGAGGTCGCCGAGCCGGTACCCGGCCCGGTCACCTCGTGGCTCGCCTCCCAGGCCGCCCGGCACGGCGTCTGGCTCGCCGCCGGAGTACTGGAGCGGGCGGGTGAGCACGTGCACAGTTCCGCCGTCCTCGTGGACGCTGCCGGCCGGATCCGGGACGTCTACCGGCGCAGCGTCGTCTACGACCTGGAAGCCCACTTCCTCACCGGGGAGGTGGGCGCCCGGGCCGTGGACACACCGTTCGGCCGCGTCGGCCTGGTCGTCGGCTACGACATCCAGTTCCCGGAGGTGCTGCGCACGCTGTTCGCCGACGGCGCGGAGATCATCCTCTGCCCGTCGATCCTGCTGCGGCCCTTCGCGGAGCCGGTGCGGCAGATGCTCCTCGCACGGGCCGCGGAGAACTGCGCGTACGTGCTCTTCGCCGCGGCGACCGGCGAGAACACCCTGGCCGGTCTCACCTACATGGGCCGCACGGCCGTCGTCCGCAGCCCGATGGCGATCGGCGCCTACTCGCGTGACTTCCGCAAGCAGACCCCGGTGCTCGCCGAGGCTGACCGCGAGGAGTGCGTGGTCGCGGCCGACCTGGACCTGCACGAGCTGCGCCGGATGCGCGACGCGGCCCCCTTCCTGGCCGATTTCCGACGCTGCGGGCTGAGCGAGGCCCTGGCGGACGCCACGTCCGCACCTCATCCGTCGGTCACGGACACCGTCCCGCCCCACCCCGCCCAGGCAGTTGGAGAGTCACGGTGA
- a CDS encoding class I SAM-dependent methyltransferase, which yields MSSPETTATAPATATEVPETPVRRRARRQKIFDLAERVPRKDTFDDVDECRAYDRNIRTSMIIPMQHMMKLIGPYCTGGKDVLEVGCASGLISLRLAAQHPDSLFTGVDNNDAFLEVARENTIFANLVGYGGDFGCEWARLSRLPYEDDSFDVVFSFCAVARWDKPERIVAECARVCRPGGIVVLYDLARDAEEGMVSFVLQYADGDAAEFMDSLRASFSEPEMRRLLAERGLESWTVAKENINLITSSRPLNVGYTVGEPGIYNNDTA from the coding sequence TTGTCCAGTCCTGAGACCACCGCCACCGCACCGGCCACCGCCACCGAGGTACCCGAGACGCCCGTACGGCGGCGCGCCCGTCGGCAGAAGATCTTCGACCTCGCCGAGCGGGTACCGCGCAAGGACACCTTCGACGATGTCGACGAGTGCCGTGCCTACGACCGGAACATCCGCACCTCGATGATCATCCCGATGCAGCACATGATGAAGCTCATCGGCCCCTACTGCACCGGGGGCAAGGACGTCCTGGAGGTGGGCTGCGCCAGCGGCCTGATCTCGCTCCGCCTCGCCGCCCAGCACCCGGACTCCCTGTTCACCGGGGTCGACAACAACGACGCCTTCCTGGAGGTGGCCCGGGAGAACACCATCTTCGCCAACCTGGTCGGCTACGGCGGCGACTTCGGCTGCGAGTGGGCCAGGCTGAGCAGGCTGCCCTACGAGGACGACTCCTTCGACGTCGTCTTCAGCTTCTGCGCCGTCGCCCGCTGGGACAAGCCGGAGCGGATCGTCGCCGAGTGCGCCCGGGTGTGCCGGCCGGGAGGCATCGTCGTCCTGTACGACCTGGCGCGGGACGCGGAGGAGGGCATGGTCTCCTTCGTGTTGCAGTACGCCGACGGCGACGCCGCCGAGTTCATGGACTCCCTGCGTGCCTCGTTCAGCGAGCCCGAGATGCGCCGGCTGCTGGCGGAACGCGGACTGGAGAGCTGGACGGTGGCCAAGGAGAACATCAACCTGATCACCTCCTCCCGTCCGCTGAACGTCGGCTACACCGTCGGCGAGCCCGGCATCTACAACAACGACACGGCATGA